One segment of Zhihengliuella halotolerans DNA contains the following:
- a CDS encoding NAD-dependent succinate-semialdehyde dehydrogenase — MTDSTALQYKILNPATGQVEETFETATDADVAAALETTQAAYVEWAARPMAERVAIAHKIAELFYERKEELGRIATREMGKPLSESIGEAEFCGDIFKYFADNGEKFTADQEIESFIGGKAIIQRRAVGPLLGIMPWNYPYYQIARFAAPNLVLGNTILLKHAETVPGSALAMQKLLDDAGVPAGVYQNLFATHEQIADIIADPRIQGVSVTGSERAGSAVASLAGKHLKKSVMELGGSDPFVVLDSNNVSEIVDTAWATRIENTGQACNSNKRMIVAEGIFDDFVAGLVAKAKGLTPGDPADEAEGTFAPLSSRAAAEKLHEQVQDAVSKGATLHVGGELHDGPASYYSPAVLTGITPEMRAYSEELFGPVAAVYKVADDAEALKLANDTEFGLGGSVFSADTERARKIAEQLEVGMTNVNAPGAESFEMPFGGVKRSGFGRELGPLGMDEFVNKRLLYIAD; from the coding sequence ATGACGGACTCCACCGCCTTGCAGTACAAGATCCTGAACCCGGCCACCGGCCAGGTCGAGGAAACCTTCGAGACCGCGACCGACGCCGACGTCGCCGCCGCTCTCGAGACCACCCAGGCCGCCTACGTCGAGTGGGCCGCGCGCCCCATGGCGGAGCGCGTCGCGATCGCGCACAAGATCGCCGAACTCTTCTACGAGCGCAAGGAAGAACTCGGCCGCATCGCGACCCGCGAGATGGGCAAGCCGCTCTCCGAGAGCATCGGCGAGGCCGAGTTCTGCGGCGACATCTTCAAGTACTTCGCGGACAACGGCGAGAAGTTCACGGCCGATCAGGAGATCGAGTCCTTCATCGGCGGCAAGGCGATCATCCAGCGCCGCGCGGTCGGCCCCCTGCTGGGCATCATGCCGTGGAACTACCCGTACTACCAGATCGCCCGCTTCGCGGCGCCGAACCTGGTGCTCGGCAACACCATCCTGCTCAAGCACGCCGAGACGGTCCCGGGCTCCGCCCTGGCCATGCAGAAGCTGCTCGACGACGCCGGCGTCCCGGCCGGCGTCTACCAGAACCTGTTCGCGACGCACGAGCAGATCGCCGACATCATCGCCGACCCGCGCATCCAGGGCGTCTCGGTCACCGGCTCCGAGCGCGCCGGTTCCGCCGTCGCCTCGCTGGCCGGCAAGCACCTGAAGAAGTCCGTCATGGAGCTCGGCGGGTCCGACCCGTTCGTGGTGCTCGACAGCAACAACGTCTCCGAGATCGTCGACACCGCGTGGGCCACGCGCATCGAGAACACGGGCCAGGCCTGCAATTCGAACAAGCGCATGATCGTCGCCGAGGGCATCTTCGACGACTTCGTCGCCGGCCTCGTGGCCAAGGCCAAGGGCCTGACCCCGGGCGACCCGGCCGACGAGGCCGAGGGCACGTTCGCCCCGCTGTCCTCCCGTGCCGCCGCCGAGAAGCTGCACGAGCAGGTCCAGGACGCCGTCTCCAAGGGCGCCACGCTGCACGTCGGCGGCGAGCTGCACGACGGCCCGGCCTCCTACTACTCGCCGGCTGTGCTCACGGGGATCACCCCGGAGATGCGCGCCTATAGCGAGGAGCTGTTCGGTCCCGTCGCCGCGGTCTACAAGGTCGCCGACGACGCCGAGGCGCTCAAGCTCGCCAACGACACCGAGTTCGGCCTCGGCGGCAGCGTCTTCTCCGCTGATACCGAGCGCGCCCGGAAGATTGCCGAGCAGCTCGAGGTCGGCATGACCAACGTCAACGCCCCGGGTGCGGAGTCCTTCGAGATGCCGTTCGGCGGCGTCAAGCGCTCCGGCTTCGGCCGCGAGCTCGGACCGCTGGGCATGGACGAGTTCGTCAACAAGCGCCTGCTCTAC
- a CDS encoding MFS transporter translates to MHESSTCSTSSVLGSDGTPPGSRGRSWAVVRYVFAATLVRSADGGAVVAIVLLSHAAGQPGWVSGLLGASITAPHLLGPFIARRLDTAHDGRKVIAVSALAHGLLLGAAALALPVTWPIIPAVLLVLSGLFGPMLTGGVSSRLPSIAGPSQRSQRRAQSWDVASYGISGTLGPAAVASVAALSGPLPATLMLAGAAVIGAGAVMALPRQQEHVVATDVPSPLRTLGLIVRSGPLRRTLGLTVVVAFSVAMLPIYAVSIAPHLGAPALAGTLVAGYGVGSLAGSALLMIWPLRGDADRLTVLLAAAVACALLLVIPAQSLATAIAVFTLAGIANSLFFAATLAARSEYAPVLSRGQVFIWVGALKIAAGSAGTAVAGTLITGSAWLPLTAAAGMCGLAAAVTALGRRGDQRSA, encoded by the coding sequence GTGCACGAGTCATCGACGTGCTCGACGAGCTCGGTCTTGGGTAGCGACGGGACACCGCCCGGTTCCCGCGGGCGGTCGTGGGCGGTGGTGCGCTACGTCTTCGCCGCGACTCTAGTGCGCTCTGCCGACGGTGGCGCGGTGGTGGCGATCGTGCTCCTCTCGCATGCCGCGGGTCAGCCAGGCTGGGTCTCCGGCCTGTTGGGCGCGTCGATCACCGCTCCCCACCTGCTCGGCCCCTTCATCGCGCGCCGCCTCGACACCGCCCACGACGGGCGGAAAGTCATCGCCGTTTCTGCGCTGGCTCACGGCCTCCTCCTCGGTGCGGCAGCGCTTGCACTGCCCGTGACCTGGCCGATAATCCCCGCGGTGTTGCTGGTCCTCTCGGGGCTGTTCGGCCCCATGCTTACGGGAGGCGTCAGCAGCCGGCTCCCGTCGATCGCAGGTCCATCGCAAAGGAGCCAACGCAGGGCACAGAGCTGGGACGTCGCCAGCTACGGCATCAGCGGCACGCTGGGGCCAGCGGCCGTCGCATCCGTCGCTGCGTTGAGCGGGCCGTTGCCGGCGACGCTCATGCTCGCCGGCGCGGCAGTGATCGGCGCCGGCGCGGTCATGGCCCTGCCCCGGCAGCAGGAACACGTCGTCGCCACCGATGTCCCGTCTCCCCTGCGGACCCTCGGGCTGATCGTGCGGTCGGGGCCGCTGCGGCGCACGCTCGGGCTGACCGTCGTGGTCGCATTCTCCGTCGCCATGCTGCCGATCTACGCCGTGTCCATCGCGCCGCACCTCGGCGCGCCGGCACTGGCGGGCACACTGGTCGCCGGCTACGGCGTCGGCAGCCTCGCCGGCTCGGCGCTGCTGATGATCTGGCCCCTGCGCGGCGACGCCGATCGGCTCACCGTGCTCCTCGCCGCCGCCGTCGCATGCGCCCTACTCCTCGTCATCCCCGCCCAGAGCCTTGCGACGGCCATCGCAGTCTTCACCCTGGCGGGGATCGCCAACTCCTTGTTCTTCGCTGCAACCCTGGCCGCCCGCAGCGAGTACGCGCCGGTGCTCTCGCGCGGCCAGGTGTTCATCTGGGTGGGCGCGCTCAAGATCGCTGCGGGTTCTGCCGGCACCGCGGTTGCCGGCACCCTGATCACAGGTTCCGCTTGGTTGCCGCTCACCGCCGCGGCGGGCATGTGCGGCCTAGCGGCCGCAGTCACCGCCTTGGGAAGACGTGGGGACCAGCGCTCGGCCTGA
- a CDS encoding type II toxin-antitoxin system ParD family antitoxin, with amino-acid sequence MASNTSISLDEHFTEFLTREVASGRFRSASEVVRAGLRLLEDQETQMATLRAALVAGEQSGDAETFDFDAFIASKKS; translated from the coding sequence ATGGCGTCAAACACATCCATCAGCCTCGATGAGCACTTCACAGAATTCCTCACGCGCGAAGTCGCCTCGGGGCGCTTCCGGTCCGCGAGCGAGGTTGTTCGCGCCGGCCTCCGGCTCCTCGAAGACCAGGAGACTCAGATGGCCACCCTGCGCGCAGCGCTCGTTGCCGGCGAGCAGAGCGGTGATGCCGAGACCTTCGATTTCGACGCATTCATCGCCTCCAAGAAATCGTGA
- a CDS encoding LLM class flavin-dependent oxidoreductase translates to MKNIGFLSFGHWTDHPQSGTRSASDALLQAIDLAVAAEELGADGAYFRVHHFAQQYASPFPLLAAIGAKTSRIEIGTGVIDMRYENPLYMAEDAGAADLISGGRLQLGISRGSPEQVIDGWRYFGFEPAEGQSDADMGRAHTERLLEVLTGKGFAEPNPSPMFPNPPGLLRVEPHSPGLRDRIWWGSGSTATAKWAAKLGMNLQSSTLKDDENGKPFHVQQAEQIEVYRQAWKEAGHERTPRVSVSRSIFALTDERDWQYFGRDRFSSDQVGNIDEKTRAIFGRSYAGTPDELVATLAEDEAVAAADTLLLTVPNQLGVDYNAHVIESILKHVAPELGWR, encoded by the coding sequence GTGAAGAACATCGGCTTCCTGTCCTTCGGTCACTGGACCGACCACCCGCAATCCGGCACGCGCAGCGCCTCGGACGCGCTGCTGCAGGCGATCGATCTCGCGGTCGCCGCTGAGGAGCTCGGCGCGGACGGCGCGTACTTCCGCGTCCACCACTTCGCGCAGCAGTACGCCTCCCCGTTCCCGCTGCTCGCGGCGATCGGTGCGAAGACCAGCCGGATCGAGATCGGCACGGGCGTGATCGACATGCGCTACGAGAACCCGCTCTACATGGCCGAAGACGCCGGCGCCGCGGACCTGATCTCGGGCGGGCGCCTGCAGCTCGGCATCAGCCGCGGCTCACCCGAGCAGGTCATCGACGGCTGGCGCTATTTCGGCTTCGAGCCGGCCGAGGGTCAGTCGGACGCCGACATGGGCCGCGCGCACACCGAGCGCCTGCTGGAGGTACTCACCGGCAAGGGCTTCGCCGAGCCGAATCCGTCGCCGATGTTCCCGAACCCGCCCGGGCTGCTCCGCGTCGAACCGCACTCCCCTGGGCTGCGCGATCGCATCTGGTGGGGCTCCGGCTCCACGGCCACCGCCAAGTGGGCGGCGAAGCTGGGCATGAACCTGCAGTCCTCCACCCTCAAGGACGACGAGAACGGCAAGCCCTTCCACGTGCAGCAGGCTGAGCAGATCGAGGTCTACCGGCAGGCATGGAAGGAGGCCGGCCACGAGCGCACGCCGCGCGTCTCGGTCAGCCGCAGCATCTTCGCACTCACCGACGAGCGCGACTGGCAGTACTTCGGCCGCGACCGGTTCAGCTCGGACCAGGTGGGCAACATCGACGAGAAGACGCGTGCCATCTTCGGCCGCTCCTACGCGGGCACCCCGGACGAGCTCGTCGCCACGCTGGCCGAGGACGAGGCCGTCGCCGCCGCCGACACCCTCCTGCTCACGGTCCCGAACCAGCTGGGCGTCGACTACAACGCCCACGTCATCGAGTCGATCCTCAAGCACGTCGCGCCGGAACTCGGCTGGCGCTGA
- a CDS encoding DUF4383 domain-containing protein: MNSSAAQVTRRSAVALAARTVGVVFLLVGVLGFVPGITSNIGDLTFASHHSEAMLLGLFQVSVLHNVVHLLFGVLGIAAGRGNAGAIRYLVWGGVVYLVLGVYGVLVPHGSPANFVPVNGADNVLHFGLGIGMVALGLILGRRKNLHAATA, encoded by the coding sequence ATGAACAGTTCCGCAGCTCAGGTGACGCGACGGTCCGCAGTTGCACTCGCAGCTCGCACGGTCGGCGTGGTCTTCCTGCTGGTGGGCGTTCTGGGATTCGTTCCCGGCATCACGAGCAACATCGGCGACCTCACGTTCGCCTCCCACCACTCCGAGGCCATGCTTCTGGGCCTCTTCCAGGTCTCCGTGCTCCACAACGTGGTGCACCTGCTCTTCGGTGTTCTCGGCATCGCCGCAGGGCGCGGAAACGCGGGGGCCATTCGCTACCTCGTCTGGGGCGGCGTCGTCTACCTGGTCCTCGGCGTCTACGGCGTCCTGGTGCCGCACGGCAGCCCCGCAAACTTCGTTCCGGTCAATGGTGCCGACAACGTCCTGCACTTCGGACTCGGCATCGGCATGGTCGCCCTAGGACTGATCCTCGGGCGCCGGAAGAACCTCCACGCCGCTACGGCCTGA
- a CDS encoding TetR/AcrR family transcriptional regulator — translation MTPSKDSPRPAGAGRAPGVEPARRAGRPTTAVLTPAGITAAAIRLIEVQGAEFSMTALGRALGVAPSALYNHVAGRDGLLTLVQDELMGHVDVSGFGTSHVVVALRRWAESYRQVFARHEAMVPIIAVLPVTGSPRTVDMYELVAEHLIAAGFPAADVMPTIVAFESLVFGSAMDTNAPETIFDTSGHPRPTPSFDEARRAQAATGTPSADASFDWGLERLLAGVEAGLPSEA, via the coding sequence ATGACGCCGTCGAAGGATTCGCCGCGACCCGCCGGGGCGGGGCGGGCGCCCGGCGTCGAGCCTGCGCGCCGGGCCGGGCGCCCGACGACGGCGGTGCTCACCCCGGCGGGCATCACCGCCGCTGCGATCCGGCTGATCGAGGTGCAGGGCGCCGAGTTCAGCATGACGGCGCTCGGGCGCGCGCTCGGCGTCGCCCCGTCGGCCCTCTACAACCACGTGGCCGGGCGTGACGGGCTGCTCACACTCGTCCAGGACGAGCTCATGGGCCACGTGGACGTCTCCGGGTTCGGCACGAGCCACGTCGTCGTGGCACTGCGCCGCTGGGCGGAGAGCTACCGGCAGGTCTTCGCCCGGCACGAGGCGATGGTGCCGATCATCGCGGTCCTGCCGGTCACCGGCTCCCCGCGCACGGTGGACATGTACGAGCTCGTCGCCGAGCATCTCATCGCCGCGGGATTCCCGGCGGCCGACGTCATGCCCACGATCGTCGCGTTCGAATCCCTCGTCTTCGGCTCGGCGATGGATACCAACGCCCCCGAGACGATCTTCGACACCTCCGGGCATCCCCGGCCCACTCCGTCCTTCGACGAGGCGCGCCGGGCCCAGGCCGCCACGGGCACGCCTTCTGCGGACGCGAGCTTCGACTGGGGGCTGGAACGGCTCCTCGCCGGCGTCGAGGCAGGCCTGCCGAGCGAGGCCTGA
- a CDS encoding dihydrodipicolinate synthase family protein yields the protein MNSLFTGLSAFPLTPLHHDVVDEAAFVHLVQHLASAGVDSITALGSTGSYAYLTSEERARVARLAVEHAGDTPVFVGVGALRTAHVLTHVESAEAAGAAGVLLAPMSYQPLTDDDVFELFRTVTERTDLPVIVYDNPGTTHFTFTTELYTRIAQLAGVASIKIPACPADPGQAREHVAAIRSALPNHVTIGISGDASAAAGLNAGCDAWYSVIGGTLPHPAVAIARAAREGRADEARTTSERLAPLWGLFAELGGSLRVVAAIAEHLGLASAQCLPLPIQGLTSTQRARVIDVLDELGLG from the coding sequence ATGAACAGCCTCTTCACTGGCCTCAGCGCCTTCCCGCTTACCCCGCTGCACCACGACGTCGTCGATGAGGCCGCGTTCGTCCACCTGGTCCAGCACCTCGCCTCAGCCGGAGTGGACTCGATCACCGCGCTTGGATCAACGGGCTCTTACGCCTATCTCACGTCCGAAGAGCGGGCCCGGGTCGCCCGCCTCGCCGTCGAGCACGCCGGAGATACGCCGGTGTTCGTGGGCGTCGGGGCCCTGCGCACCGCACACGTCCTCACGCACGTTGAAAGTGCGGAGGCGGCGGGCGCCGCAGGCGTCCTGCTGGCGCCCATGAGCTATCAGCCGCTCACGGACGACGACGTGTTCGAGTTGTTCCGCACCGTCACCGAGCGCACCGACCTGCCCGTCATCGTCTACGACAATCCCGGTACCACGCACTTCACGTTCACCACCGAGCTCTACACCCGGATCGCGCAACTCGCCGGTGTGGCGTCGATCAAGATCCCCGCCTGCCCCGCCGACCCCGGGCAGGCACGCGAACATGTCGCCGCCATCCGGTCCGCGCTACCGAACCACGTCACGATCGGCATCTCCGGGGACGCGTCCGCTGCTGCGGGGCTGAACGCCGGCTGCGACGCCTGGTATTCGGTCATCGGCGGAACCCTCCCGCATCCAGCCGTGGCGATCGCCCGCGCCGCGCGTGAAGGCCGGGCGGACGAGGCGAGGACCACATCGGAGCGCCTCGCGCCGTTGTGGGGTTTGTTCGCTGAACTCGGCGGTTCCCTCCGCGTCGTCGCCGCGATCGCCGAACACCTCGGTCTCGCATCCGCGCAGTGCCTGCCGTTGCCGATTCAGGGCCTCACGAGCACCCAACGTGCACGAGTCATCGACGTGCTCGACGAGCTCGGTCTTGGGTAG
- the sigK gene encoding ECF RNA polymerase sigma factor SigK: MKLPGTARNDSEPATLNDLLARVSLGDEDAFEALYDDSAALVFGLIKRVVRDPDLSEEVLQEVFVEVWQHATRYDADRGSARSWICTVAHRRAVDKVRATVSSNKRDLAQGIKEFQETTDDVADVAVLRADVDRVLKALETLTEMQRDAIRLAYYGGYTHREVATLLQVPLGTVKTRIRDGMIILRDRLGVA, encoded by the coding sequence ATGAAACTGCCCGGTACTGCGCGGAACGACTCCGAGCCCGCGACGTTGAACGATCTTCTCGCCCGCGTTTCGCTCGGCGACGAAGACGCCTTCGAAGCGCTCTACGACGACTCCGCCGCTCTGGTCTTCGGTCTCATCAAACGGGTCGTCCGCGACCCGGATCTCAGCGAAGAAGTCCTCCAGGAAGTCTTCGTCGAGGTTTGGCAGCACGCGACGCGCTACGACGCCGACCGGGGCTCCGCGAGATCCTGGATCTGCACGGTGGCCCATCGCCGGGCCGTCGACAAGGTCCGCGCGACGGTCTCGAGCAACAAGCGGGACCTCGCCCAGGGCATCAAGGAATTCCAGGAGACCACGGACGATGTCGCAGATGTCGCCGTGTTGAGGGCCGACGTCGACCGCGTGCTCAAAGCGCTGGAGACGCTGACTGAAATGCAGCGGGACGCGATCCGGCTGGCCTATTACGGGGGTTACACGCACCGGGAGGTGGCGACCCTGCTTCAGGTACCGCTGGGAACCGTAAAAACTCGCATACGCGACGGAATGATCATACTGAGAGACAGGTTGGGGGTGGCGTAA
- a CDS encoding molybdopterin-dependent oxidoreductase: protein MAHVFRSGWRYMLSGIAAALVLLGTAEALSVFFAAASAPLVSIGGAFIDIIPPWVKDAAIALFGIYDKIALFATMFLVVLILAAGIGLLARKHRSAALGAVVILGIGSSLVVVSRSGTTLIDVVPTLVGTVAGAVVLWALARLAQRAAGGSVEAAADDATGRRRFLLGTAGAAVVGVALLVAGRAASSARSGIAAVRDAIRLPAPAVAAPALPDGVSSPVPGMPPFVSPNDDFYRIDTALSVPRIDPSTWRLRIHGLVEQEIEIGFDELLAEDLVEADVTLTCVSNPVGGDLAGNARWLGVPVRRLLERAGVDPSADMVLSRSVDGFTAGTPIEALTDERNSLLAVGMNGEPLPAQHGFPVRMVVPGLYGYVSATKWLEDLKVTRFADDSAYWTDRGWSAEGPIKLASRVDVPRSFASVPAGEVMIGGTAWAQQRGISAVEVQIDDGEWQAATLAADGGADSWRQWSFAWDGATPGRHSVTVRATDGDGELQTSERADPVPDGASGWHRIEFTVQDG, encoded by the coding sequence ATGGCACACGTATTTCGCTCCGGATGGCGTTACATGCTCTCGGGCATCGCCGCCGCCCTCGTCCTCCTCGGTACGGCCGAGGCACTCTCCGTCTTCTTCGCCGCGGCGTCGGCGCCGCTCGTCTCCATCGGCGGGGCCTTCATCGACATCATCCCGCCGTGGGTCAAGGACGCCGCGATCGCGCTGTTCGGCATCTACGACAAGATCGCGCTCTTCGCGACGATGTTCCTGGTGGTGCTGATCCTGGCCGCCGGGATCGGTCTGCTCGCGCGCAAGCACCGCTCGGCGGCGCTCGGCGCCGTCGTGATCCTCGGCATCGGGTCCTCCCTGGTGGTCGTCTCCCGCTCCGGCACCACGCTGATCGACGTCGTCCCGACCTTGGTCGGCACCGTCGCCGGTGCGGTCGTCCTCTGGGCCCTCGCGCGCCTCGCGCAGCGGGCAGCTGGCGGGAGCGTCGAGGCAGCCGCCGACGACGCGACCGGCCGTCGCCGCTTCCTGCTCGGCACCGCCGGCGCCGCCGTCGTGGGTGTGGCACTTCTCGTCGCCGGGCGCGCCGCCTCGAGCGCCCGCAGCGGCATCGCCGCGGTTCGCGACGCGATCCGGTTGCCCGCGCCGGCGGTCGCGGCCCCGGCGCTGCCGGACGGGGTCTCCAGTCCGGTGCCCGGCATGCCGCCGTTCGTCTCCCCGAACGACGACTTCTACCGCATCGACACGGCCCTGTCCGTGCCGCGGATCGACCCGTCCACGTGGCGCCTGCGGATCCATGGGCTCGTGGAGCAGGAGATCGAGATCGGCTTCGACGAACTTCTCGCCGAGGACCTTGTCGAAGCAGACGTCACGCTCACCTGTGTCTCGAACCCCGTCGGCGGCGACCTCGCCGGCAACGCGCGGTGGCTCGGCGTGCCGGTGAGACGGCTGCTCGAGCGGGCCGGCGTCGACCCGTCCGCCGACATGGTGCTCTCCCGCAGCGTGGATGGCTTCACCGCAGGGACCCCGATCGAGGCGCTGACGGATGAGAGGAACTCCCTGCTCGCCGTGGGCATGAACGGCGAGCCGCTCCCGGCCCAGCACGGCTTCCCCGTGCGGATGGTGGTGCCCGGGCTCTACGGCTACGTCTCCGCGACCAAGTGGCTCGAAGACCTCAAGGTCACCCGCTTCGCCGACGATTCGGCCTACTGGACGGATCGCGGGTGGTCGGCGGAGGGGCCCATCAAGCTGGCCTCGCGCGTAGACGTCCCGCGTTCCTTCGCCTCGGTTCCGGCCGGGGAGGTCATGATCGGCGGGACGGCGTGGGCCCAGCAGCGGGGGATCTCCGCGGTGGAGGTCCAGATCGACGACGGCGAGTGGCAGGCCGCGACGCTGGCCGCCGACGGCGGCGCCGACTCGTGGCGGCAGTGGTCCTTCGCGTGGGACGGCGCGACACCGGGGCGGCACAGCGTCACGGTGCGCGCGACCGACGGCGACGGGGAGCTGCAGACGAGCGAACGCGCCGACCCCGTGCCGGACGGTGCCAGCGGCTGGCACCGGATCGAGTTCACCGTCCAGGACGGCTGA
- a CDS encoding fasciclin domain-containing protein produces MKNNRFLPVFGVLATAAFALAACSSGDTPDDMSSSSPMAEDMSSSAPATEEAEEMDPAANLVGPGCAAYAEQVPEGDGSVAGMAQDPVAVAASNNPLLTTLTAAVSGELNEDVNLVDTLNSDEFTVFAPVDDAFAAIPEDDLNGVVSDADTLTTILTYHVVPGQIAPDDIVGEQTTVQGGTVEVAGEGDELTVNGANVICGGVQTANATVYLVDEVLMPASDDM; encoded by the coding sequence ATGAAGAACAATCGCTTCCTTCCCGTCTTCGGCGTCCTCGCCACCGCTGCTTTCGCCCTCGCCGCCTGTTCCTCGGGCGACACTCCGGACGACATGTCGTCCTCCAGCCCGATGGCGGAGGACATGAGCTCTTCGGCTCCCGCCACGGAGGAGGCCGAGGAGATGGATCCGGCGGCCAACCTGGTCGGCCCCGGCTGTGCGGCCTACGCCGAGCAGGTTCCCGAGGGTGACGGCTCGGTTGCCGGCATGGCTCAGGACCCGGTGGCCGTCGCGGCCTCGAACAACCCGCTGCTGACGACCCTGACCGCGGCCGTCTCCGGCGAGCTGAACGAGGATGTCAACCTGGTTGACACGCTCAACAGCGACGAGTTCACCGTGTTCGCCCCGGTCGATGACGCCTTCGCGGCCATCCCCGAGGACGACCTGAACGGTGTTGTCAGCGACGCCGACACCCTCACCACGATCCTGACCTACCACGTGGTCCCCGGGCAGATCGCTCCGGACGACATCGTCGGCGAGCAGACCACGGTTCAGGGCGGCACCGTCGAGGTCGCCGGAGAGGGTGACGAACTCACCGTCAACGGCGCCAACGTCATCTGCGGCGGAGTCCAGACCGCCAACGCGACCGTCTACCTGGTCGACGAAGTCCTGATGCCGGCCTCGGACGACATGTAG
- a CDS encoding redoxin family protein → MLIGELARRAQVTVKAVRYYESIGLLEPARMVNGYRSFDQDHLRAVTEIRELSALGIPPQKAGPFLECLDLGHERGDECVSSLAVYRDTIADLNQMIGALARRRDALQQRLDRSAGLGFRDNAPVTDIPTLPTGLPVPDDDGGAAHLPGMLLPDLTLPTSDGRSAPLSTLGAGRSVIYLYPLTGRPGVDLPDGWDAIPGARGCSTEACDFRDHFDELRAAGVDQVFGLSSQDADYQAEVVERLRLPFAMISDEDFALADALDLPTFAAAGHERLYARLTLIVRDGVIEHVFYPIFPPNEHARQVLRWLREHAIH, encoded by the coding sequence ATGCTGATCGGAGAACTGGCGCGTCGGGCGCAGGTGACGGTGAAAGCCGTCCGTTATTACGAGAGCATCGGTCTGTTGGAACCGGCTCGCATGGTCAACGGGTACCGCTCGTTCGACCAGGACCATCTACGTGCGGTCACCGAGATCCGCGAGCTCTCCGCTCTCGGGATCCCACCGCAGAAAGCCGGACCGTTCCTCGAGTGCTTGGACCTCGGGCACGAGCGCGGCGATGAATGTGTGAGTTCACTGGCGGTGTACCGCGACACGATCGCTGACCTCAACCAGATGATCGGCGCCCTGGCGCGGCGTCGTGACGCGTTGCAGCAACGCCTCGACCGCAGTGCAGGGCTGGGCTTTCGGGACAACGCTCCGGTGACCGACATTCCGACTCTTCCCACTGGTCTCCCGGTTCCCGACGACGACGGCGGCGCGGCCCACCTGCCGGGGATGCTGCTGCCCGATCTGACGCTCCCCACCAGCGACGGCCGCAGCGCGCCGCTAAGCACGCTGGGCGCGGGGCGGTCCGTGATCTATCTGTACCCCCTGACGGGCCGGCCGGGGGTCGACCTGCCGGACGGGTGGGACGCGATCCCTGGAGCTCGCGGCTGCTCCACCGAGGCCTGCGATTTCCGCGACCACTTCGATGAGCTGCGTGCAGCCGGAGTGGACCAGGTCTTCGGCCTGTCCAGCCAGGACGCCGACTACCAGGCCGAGGTCGTGGAGAGGTTGCGGCTGCCATTCGCCATGATCTCCGACGAGGACTTCGCCCTCGCCGATGCGCTCGATCTGCCAACGTTCGCCGCTGCCGGGCACGAGCGCCTGTACGCACGCCTCACGCTGATCGTTCGCGACGGGGTGATCGAGCATGTCTTCTACCCGATCTTCCCGCCGAACGAGCACGCGCGGCAGGTCCTGCGCTGGCTGCGCGAGCACGCCATTCACTAA
- a CDS encoding anti-sigma factor: MSDHKHSSTGAWALNALEDAERAEVEAYLDENPEAAEEARSLAETATHLAAAAGSETPPPRLKKDIMSAIKQTRQLPPMPKQDDGVDEPAAAEHAAPAASPAPLEQREIAPEQESPGDDVVSLDAFRRKQQSTRILAAAATVLLLSSGVLTGVVMVQQNELDETKQLLADTARYQEMVGQIMTASDAKMTNAPSSSGGMIHLSYSAEEGVMVLASSNLPELPEGRAYELWLISDDGAAPAGMLSEAEASGAESKILEGPMEGITHIGITVEPATGSEQPTTDPIVLSEL; this comes from the coding sequence ATGAGCGATCACAAGCATTCATCGACGGGCGCCTGGGCCCTCAACGCCCTCGAGGACGCCGAGCGGGCAGAGGTTGAGGCCTACCTCGACGAGAACCCTGAGGCCGCCGAAGAAGCGCGGAGTCTCGCCGAGACCGCCACGCATCTCGCGGCTGCCGCTGGTTCCGAGACCCCGCCGCCGCGTCTCAAGAAAGACATCATGTCCGCGATCAAGCAGACGCGGCAGCTGCCGCCGATGCCGAAGCAGGACGACGGCGTGGACGAACCGGCGGCGGCAGAACACGCCGCTCCCGCCGCCTCGCCAGCGCCCCTGGAACAGCGGGAGATCGCGCCCGAGCAGGAATCGCCCGGGGACGACGTGGTCTCACTCGACGCTTTCCGTCGCAAGCAGCAGTCCACGCGGATTCTCGCCGCGGCGGCCACGGTACTCCTGCTCTCGAGCGGGGTCCTGACCGGAGTCGTCATGGTCCAGCAGAACGAGCTGGACGAGACGAAGCAGCTGCTGGCGGACACGGCCCGCTACCAGGAGATGGTCGGCCAGATCATGACCGCCTCCGACGCCAAGATGACCAACGCCCCGTCCTCGAGCGGCGGCATGATTCATCTGAGCTACTCCGCTGAAGAGGGCGTCATGGTCCTTGCGTCATCCAACCTGCCAGAACTCCCTGAAGGCCGCGCCTACGAGCTGTGGCTGATCTCGGACGACGGGGCAGCACCCGCCGGCATGCTATCCGAAGCGGAAGCATCCGGCGCTGAAAGCAAGATCCTCGAGGGCCCCATGGAGGGCATCACCCACATCGGCATCACTGTCGAGCCAGCGACCGGGTCAGAGCAACCGACCACCGATCCGATCGTGCTCAGCGAACTCTAG